Proteins encoded by one window of Pseudonocardia alni:
- the mtrA gene encoding MtrAB system response regulator MtrA yields the protein MKSRVLVVDDDPALAEMLTIVLRGEGFETAVVSDGTRALPAVRDTQPDVVLLDLMLPGMNGIDVCRAIRAESGVPIVMLTAKSDTVDVVLGLESGADDYVVKPFKPKELVARIRARVRRNDAEPAEQLSIGEIDIDVPAHQVTREGRPIALTPLEFDLLVALARKPRQVFTREVLLEQVWGYRHAADTRLVNVHVQRLRSKVERDPERPEVVLTVRGVGYKAGPP from the coding sequence ATGAAGTCGCGCGTACTGGTGGTCGACGACGACCCGGCCCTGGCCGAGATGCTCACCATCGTGCTGCGGGGCGAGGGCTTCGAGACAGCGGTCGTGTCCGACGGGACGCGGGCACTGCCCGCCGTCCGGGACACCCAGCCGGACGTGGTGCTGCTCGACCTGATGCTGCCCGGCATGAACGGCATCGACGTGTGCCGGGCCATCCGGGCGGAGTCCGGCGTCCCGATCGTCATGCTGACGGCCAAGAGCGACACCGTCGACGTCGTGCTCGGGCTGGAGTCCGGCGCCGACGACTACGTCGTGAAGCCGTTCAAGCCCAAGGAGCTCGTCGCGCGGATCCGGGCCCGGGTCCGCCGCAACGACGCCGAGCCCGCCGAGCAGCTGTCCATCGGCGAGATCGACATCGACGTGCCCGCGCACCAGGTCACCCGGGAGGGCCGGCCGATCGCGCTGACCCCGCTCGAGTTCGACCTGCTCGTCGCGCTGGCCCGCAAGCCGCGCCAGGTGTTCACCCGCGAGGTCCTGCTCGAGCAGGTGTGGGGCTACCGGCACGCCGCGGACACCCGCCTGGTGAACGTGCACGTGCAGCGTCTCCGGTCGAAGGTCGAGCGCGACCCGGAGCGCCCCGAGGTGGTCCTGACCGTCCGCGGGGTGGGGTACAAGGCCGGTCCTCCGTGA
- a CDS encoding dTMP kinase — protein MGELVVVEGLDGAGKNTFTTELVAGLRAHGASVTTTAFPRYDDDVHAELARDALYGRMGDLASSVHAMAVLFALDRRAAAAGLRAALAAHDVVLVDRYVASNAAYSAARLGQDAGGEVVGWVRALEIDRFGIPVPGHQLLLAPPREVAAERARSRAATEPGRARDAYESDDGLQARTDAVYRELAARSWLSRWTVLDDPAAAPTALVPALLHRC, from the coding sequence GTGGGGGAACTGGTGGTCGTCGAGGGACTGGACGGTGCGGGCAAGAACACGTTCACCACGGAGCTCGTCGCCGGGCTGCGCGCACACGGCGCCTCGGTCACCACGACGGCCTTCCCCCGCTACGACGACGACGTGCACGCCGAGCTGGCCCGCGACGCGCTCTACGGCCGGATGGGCGACCTCGCCTCCTCGGTGCACGCGATGGCGGTGCTGTTCGCGCTCGACCGCCGGGCCGCCGCGGCCGGGCTGCGTGCGGCGCTCGCCGCGCACGACGTCGTGCTCGTGGACCGCTACGTCGCCTCCAACGCCGCCTACAGCGCCGCCCGGCTCGGCCAGGACGCCGGCGGCGAGGTCGTCGGCTGGGTCCGGGCGCTGGAGATCGACCGGTTCGGCATCCCGGTGCCCGGCCACCAGCTGCTGCTGGCACCGCCCCGGGAGGTCGCCGCGGAGCGTGCGAGGTCGCGCGCGGCCACCGAGCCCGGCCGCGCCCGCGACGCCTACGAGAGCGACGACGGCCTGCAGGCCCGCACCGACGCCGTCTACCGGGAGCTGGCGGCGCGGTCCTGGCTGAGCCGCTGGACGGTGCTCGACGACCCCGCCGCGGCACCGACGGCCCTCGTGCCCGCCCTGCTGCACCGGTGCTGA